A stretch of the Thermus thermophilus genome encodes the following:
- a CDS encoding ABC transporter permease subunit, whose protein sequence is MWSPLVLVILAAGLQLIPRELHEAAEVFGATPWVRFQWRP, encoded by the coding sequence TTGTGGTCCCCCTTGGTCCTCGTCATCCTGGCGGCGGGCCTCCAGCTCATCCCCAGGGAGCTGCACGAGGCGGCCGAGGTCTTCGGGGCCACGCCCTGGGTCCGGTTCCAGTGGAGGCCGTGA
- a CDS encoding winged helix-turn-helix transcriptional regulator — protein sequence MAEAFCPVYAALNLLQEKWTLHIIRALLEGPKGFNELSRAVGGVNPATLSQRLDQLVRLGVVEKRVESYMPPRTRYSLTEAGRELEAVIAAIDRWARKHLKAPVA from the coding sequence ATGGCCGAGGCCTTCTGCCCCGTCTACGCGGCCCTGAACCTCCTCCAGGAGAAGTGGACCCTGCACATCATCCGGGCCCTCCTGGAGGGGCCCAAGGGGTTCAACGAGCTTTCCCGGGCCGTGGGGGGCGTCAACCCCGCCACCCTCTCCCAGCGCTTAGACCAACTGGTCCGCCTGGGGGTGGTGGAGAAGCGGGTGGAGTCCTACATGCCGCCCCGTACCCGCTATAGCCTCACGGAGGCGGGGCGGGAGCTGGAGGCGGTCATCGCCGCCATTGACCGCTGGGCCCGCAAGCACCTAAAGGCCCCGGTGGCCTAA
- the fbp gene encoding fructose-1,6-bisphosphate aldolase/phosphatase, which translates to MKVTLSVLKADIGSVGGHTLPSRKVLARVEEVVREEVGRLLLDAYVFHIGDDIVLLLSHTRGVRNQEVHALAWKAFREGTEVAKAEGLYGAGQDLLKDAFTGNLHGLGPQVAEMEFTERPSEPFMVLAADKTEPGAFNLPLYLAFADPMYSSGLLLSPELRPGFRFRIMDLAQTERDSYIELDAPERLYDIATLLRDSHRFAIESIWSRKHGEQAAVVSTTRLRNIAGRYVGKDDPVAIVRTQKIFPATEEFGPVFALAPYVAGDTRGSHHMPLMPVRANTPASTFFCVPMVCGLAFSLREGRLSEPVDLFADPVWEAVRAKVVEKAQEMRRQGFYGPAMLPMEELEYTGIAERLKALEREFS; encoded by the coding sequence ATGAAGGTCACCTTGAGCGTGCTCAAGGCGGACATCGGCTCGGTGGGCGGGCACACCCTGCCCAGCCGCAAGGTCCTTGCCAGGGTGGAGGAGGTGGTCCGGGAGGAGGTGGGCCGCCTCCTCCTGGACGCCTACGTCTTCCACATCGGCGACGACATCGTCCTCCTCCTATCCCACACCCGAGGGGTGCGGAACCAGGAGGTGCACGCCCTGGCCTGGAAGGCCTTCCGTGAGGGCACCGAGGTGGCCAAGGCCGAAGGCCTCTACGGGGCGGGCCAGGACCTCCTCAAGGACGCCTTCACGGGGAACCTCCACGGCCTCGGGCCCCAGGTGGCGGAGATGGAGTTCACCGAGCGCCCCTCGGAGCCCTTCATGGTCCTCGCCGCCGACAAGACCGAGCCCGGGGCCTTCAACCTCCCCCTCTACCTGGCCTTCGCCGACCCCATGTACTCCTCGGGCCTCCTCCTTTCCCCGGAGCTTAGGCCCGGCTTCCGCTTCCGCATCATGGACCTGGCCCAGACGGAGCGGGACAGCTACATTGAGCTGGACGCCCCCGAGCGCCTCTACGACATCGCCACCCTCCTTCGCGACTCCCACCGCTTCGCCATAGAGTCCATCTGGTCCCGGAAGCACGGGGAGCAGGCCGCCGTGGTGAGCACCACGCGCCTGAGGAACATCGCCGGGCGCTACGTGGGCAAGGACGACCCCGTGGCCATCGTCCGCACCCAGAAGATCTTCCCCGCCACGGAGGAGTTCGGCCCCGTCTTCGCCCTCGCCCCCTACGTGGCGGGGGACACCCGGGGAAGCCACCACATGCCCCTGATGCCCGTGCGGGCCAACACCCCGGCCTCCACCTTCTTCTGCGTGCCCATGGTGTGCGGCCTGGCCTTCTCCTTGCGGGAGGGGCGGCTTTCCGAGCCCGTGGACCTCTTCGCCGACCCCGTGTGGGAAGCGGTGCGGGCCAAGGTGGTGGAGAAGGCCCAGGAGATGCGCCGCCAGGGCTTCTACGGCCCCGCCATGCTTCCCATGGAGGAGCTGGAGTACACGGGGATCGCCGAGCGGCTGAAGGCTTTGGAACGGGAGTTCAGTTAA
- the bfr gene encoding bacterioferritin: MKGHPEVIQSLQERLSEELAAILQYMVHAELAENWGFKALARHLKAHAITEMRHAEKHIERILFLEGFPEVSRIGEIKIGQSVEEILFKDYEGEVQAVKGYNETMNLAQRLGDNGTREMIAEILKDEEAHVDWLESQRELLQQMGLANYLQYLAGEAE; this comes from the coding sequence ATGAAGGGGCACCCCGAGGTGATCCAGAGCCTGCAGGAACGGCTTTCCGAGGAGCTCGCCGCCATCCTCCAGTACATGGTCCACGCGGAGCTGGCGGAGAACTGGGGCTTCAAGGCCCTGGCCCGCCACCTCAAGGCCCACGCCATCACCGAGATGCGCCACGCCGAGAAGCACATTGAGCGCATCCTCTTCCTCGAGGGCTTCCCCGAGGTGAGCCGCATCGGGGAGATCAAGATCGGCCAAAGCGTGGAGGAGATCCTCTTCAAGGACTACGAGGGGGAGGTCCAGGCGGTGAAGGGCTACAACGAGACCATGAACCTGGCCCAACGCCTCGGGGACAACGGCACCCGGGAGATGATCGCGGAGATCCTTAAGGACGAGGAGGCCCACGTGGACTGGCTGGAAAGCCAGCGGGAGCTTCTCCAGCAGATGGGCTTGGCCAACTACCTGCAGTACCTGGCCGGGGAAGCGGAGTAG
- a CDS encoding thioredoxin domain-containing protein has translation MGNRLKAARSPYLLAHAEDPVDWYPFGEEAFRKAQAEDKPIFLSVGYASCHWCHVMHRESFQDEEVARLLNAHFVPVKVDREERPDVDAAYMRALVSLTGQGGWPMSLFLTPEGKPFFGGTYFPKEDRMGLPGFRRVLLAVAEAWAGKREAVLEEAERLTRALWKSLTPPPGPLPEGAEEEALDHLEQAFDPEWGGFLPAPKFPQGPLLLYLLARAWEGEGRAARLLRPTLRAMALGGVYDQVGGGFHRYSVDRFFRVPHFEKMLYDNALLVRVYLGAYKLFGEDLFLRVARETLDWLLSMQRREGGFHTALDAESEGEEGRYYTWTEAELREALGEDFPLAQRYFALGEDLGERSVLTAWGEAEVRKALGEGFFAWREGVRAKLQGARRRRMPPALDDKVLADWSALAIRALAEAGRLFGEERYLEAAKRGARFLLAHMYRGGLLRHTWRGSLGEEAYLSDQAFAALAFLELYAATGEWPYLDWAQRFAEAGWRLFREGPSLPLPAKEVEEGALPSGESALAEALVRLGAVFGGEYRERAEEVLAEKALWLARYPHALPGALLAKALWERGTELALPLPSPLLEAARGAFLPLTQLVLGPAGALPALEGREPGKAYVCRKGVCFLPVERWEDVEALVRGG, from the coding sequence ATGGGAAACCGCCTAAAGGCCGCCCGCAGCCCCTACCTCCTCGCCCACGCGGAAGACCCCGTGGACTGGTACCCCTTCGGCGAGGAGGCCTTCCGCAAGGCCCAGGCCGAGGACAAACCCATCTTCCTCTCCGTGGGCTACGCCAGCTGCCACTGGTGCCACGTGATGCACCGGGAAAGCTTCCAGGACGAGGAGGTGGCCCGCCTCCTCAACGCCCACTTCGTCCCGGTGAAGGTGGACCGGGAGGAGCGCCCCGACGTGGACGCCGCCTACATGCGGGCCCTCGTGAGCCTCACCGGCCAGGGGGGCTGGCCCATGAGCCTCTTCCTCACCCCCGAGGGCAAGCCCTTCTTCGGGGGCACCTACTTCCCCAAGGAGGACCGGATGGGCCTTCCCGGCTTCAGGCGGGTCCTTTTGGCCGTGGCCGAGGCCTGGGCGGGGAAGCGGGAGGCCGTCCTGGAAGAGGCGGAGCGGCTGACCCGGGCCCTCTGGAAAAGCCTCACCCCGCCCCCCGGGCCCCTTCCCGAAGGCGCGGAGGAGGAGGCCTTGGACCACTTGGAGCAGGCCTTTGACCCCGAGTGGGGAGGGTTCCTCCCCGCCCCCAAGTTCCCCCAGGGGCCCCTCCTCCTCTACCTCCTCGCCCGGGCCTGGGAGGGGGAAGGGCGCGCCGCGCGCCTCCTCCGCCCCACCCTCAGGGCCATGGCCCTCGGAGGGGTGTACGACCAGGTGGGCGGGGGGTTCCACCGCTACAGCGTGGACCGCTTCTTCAGGGTCCCCCACTTTGAGAAGATGCTCTACGACAACGCCCTCCTCGTCCGGGTCTACCTTGGAGCCTACAAGCTCTTTGGCGAGGACCTCTTCCTGCGGGTGGCCCGGGAGACCCTGGACTGGCTCCTTTCCATGCAGCGCCGGGAGGGCGGCTTCCACACCGCCTTGGACGCGGAAAGCGAGGGGGAGGAGGGGCGCTACTACACCTGGACCGAAGCGGAGCTTAGGGAGGCCCTGGGGGAGGACTTCCCCCTGGCCCAGCGCTACTTCGCCCTGGGGGAGGACCTAGGGGAGAGGTCCGTCCTCACCGCCTGGGGCGAGGCCGAGGTGAGGAAGGCCCTGGGGGAGGGGTTTTTCGCCTGGCGGGAAGGGGTGCGGGCGAAGCTGCAAGGGGCCCGTAGGCGGCGCATGCCCCCCGCCTTGGACGACAAGGTCCTGGCGGACTGGTCCGCCTTGGCGATTAGGGCGCTGGCGGAGGCGGGGAGGCTTTTTGGGGAGGAACGCTACCTCGAGGCGGCCAAGAGGGGCGCCCGCTTCCTCCTCGCCCACATGTACCGGGGAGGCCTCCTGCGGCACACCTGGCGGGGGAGCCTGGGGGAGGAGGCCTACCTTTCGGACCAGGCCTTCGCCGCCCTGGCCTTTTTGGAGCTCTACGCCGCCACGGGGGAGTGGCCCTACCTGGACTGGGCGCAGAGGTTCGCGGAGGCGGGCTGGAGGCTCTTTAGGGAAGGCCCTTCCCTCCCCCTCCCCGCCAAGGAGGTGGAGGAGGGGGCCCTCCCCTCGGGGGAAAGCGCCCTGGCCGAGGCCTTGGTCCGGCTTGGGGCCGTTTTCGGCGGGGAGTACCGGGAGCGGGCGGAGGAGGTCTTGGCGGAGAAGGCCCTTTGGCTGGCCCGCTATCCCCACGCCCTCCCGGGGGCGCTCCTGGCCAAGGCGCTTTGGGAGAGGGGCACGGAACTCGCCCTGCCCCTGCCCTCCCCTCTCCTCGAGGCCGCAAGAGGGGCCTTCCTGCCCCTCACCCAGCTGGTCCTGGGGCCTGCCGGGGCGCTTCCCGCCCTCGAGGGCCGCGAGCCGGGGAAGGCCTACGTGTGCCGGAAGGGGGTTTGCTTTCTTCCGGTGGAGCGGTGGGAGGACGTGGAGGCTCTGGTACGGGGTGGTTAG
- the nadC gene encoding carboxylating nicotinate-nucleotide diphosphorylase, translated as MGEAFWETGLEEALKAWLQEDLGQGDLTSLLVVPEDLEGEAVILAKEGGILAGLGVAERVFALADPRTAFTPLVAEGARVAEGTEVARIRGPLRGILAGERLALNLLQRLSGIATLTRAYVEALAGTKAQILDTRKTTPGLRALEKYAVRVGGGRNHRYGLFDGILLKENHVRAAGGVGEAVRRAKARAPHYLKVEVEVRSLEELEEALEAGADLILLDNFPLEALREAVRRVGGRVALEASGNMTLERARAAAEAGVDYISVGALTHSAKALDLSLLVVRP; from the coding sequence ATGGGCGAAGCCTTTTGGGAAACCGGCTTGGAGGAAGCCCTAAAGGCCTGGCTCCAGGAGGACCTGGGGCAGGGGGACCTCACGAGCCTCCTGGTGGTTCCGGAGGACCTCGAGGGCGAGGCCGTGATCCTCGCCAAGGAGGGGGGCATCCTCGCGGGGCTTGGGGTGGCGGAGCGGGTTTTCGCCCTCGCGGACCCACGCACCGCCTTCACCCCCCTGGTGGCGGAGGGGGCGAGGGTGGCGGAGGGGACGGAGGTGGCCCGGATCCGGGGGCCTTTGCGGGGCATCCTCGCCGGGGAGAGGCTCGCCCTCAACCTCCTGCAACGCCTCTCCGGGATCGCCACCCTGACCCGGGCCTACGTGGAGGCCCTCGCGGGCACCAAAGCCCAGATCCTGGACACCCGCAAGACCACCCCGGGGCTTCGCGCCCTGGAGAAGTACGCCGTGCGGGTCGGCGGGGGGAGGAACCACCGCTATGGCCTCTTTGACGGGATCCTCCTCAAGGAGAACCACGTCCGGGCGGCGGGGGGCGTGGGCGAGGCGGTGCGGCGGGCCAAGGCCCGCGCCCCCCACTACCTCAAGGTGGAGGTGGAGGTGCGAAGCCTGGAGGAGCTGGAGGAGGCCCTAGAAGCCGGGGCCGACCTCATCCTCCTGGACAACTTCCCCCTCGAGGCCCTAAGGGAGGCGGTGCGCCGCGTGGGGGGGCGGGTGGCGCTGGAGGCGAGCGGGAACATGACCCTGGAGCGGGCAAGGGCCGCGGCAGAGGCCGGGGTGGACTACATCTCCGTGGGGGCCCTCACCCACTCGGCCAAGGCCTTGGACCTCTCCCTCCTGGTAGTGCGTCCATGA
- the pxpB gene encoding 5-oxoprolinase subunit PxpB has translation MVRGFYLRFGEGVVEEANRRALALAEALLRAPPPGLLDAVPAYGVLYLEYDPRRLSRGWLLRLLKGLPQERTEEGRVVEIPVRYDGEDLPEVASRLGLSLEAVKALHQKPLYRVYALGFTPGFPFLAEVEPALRLPRKPHPRPRVPAHAVAVAGVQTGIYPLPSPGGWNLLGTSLVAVYDPHRETPFLLRPGDRVRFLEAEGPTPPEPRPLELLPEEPRLPALLVEEPGLLDLVVDGGRFLGGHLGLARSGPLDAPSARLANRLVGNGEGAPLLEFAYKGPVLTALRDLVAAFAGYGFVALLEGEEIPPGRSFLWPRGKTLRFRPRGPGVRGYLAVAGGLEVRPFLGSASPDLRGRIGRPLRAGDLLGLEAPRPVRPGRAFPQRPLPEAFRLRLLPGPQFSGEAFRALGSGPFRVVRADRVGVELSGPEVPGGEGLSEPTPLGGVQVPPSGRPLVLLADKGSLGGYAKPALVDPRDLWLLGQVRPGVEIYFTSEYNRE, from the coding sequence GTGGTCCGGGGTTTTTACCTGCGCTTCGGCGAGGGGGTCGTTGAGGAAGCGAACCGCAGGGCCCTCGCTCTGGCCGAGGCCCTCCTCCGCGCCCCGCCTCCCGGGCTTCTGGACGCCGTGCCCGCCTACGGCGTCCTCTACCTGGAGTACGACCCCAGGCGGCTTTCCCGAGGGTGGCTTTTGCGCCTTCTTAAGGGGCTTCCCCAGGAGCGGACCGAGGAGGGGCGGGTGGTGGAGATCCCCGTGCGCTACGACGGGGAGGACCTCCCCGAGGTGGCCTCCCGCCTTGGCCTCTCCCTCGAGGCGGTGAAGGCCCTCCACCAAAAGCCCCTCTACCGCGTCTACGCCTTGGGGTTTACCCCGGGTTTCCCCTTCCTGGCGGAGGTGGAGCCCGCCCTGCGCCTTCCCCGGAAGCCCCACCCGAGGCCCCGGGTGCCCGCCCACGCCGTGGCCGTGGCGGGGGTGCAGACGGGGATCTACCCCCTTCCCTCTCCCGGGGGCTGGAACCTGCTCGGGACCAGCCTGGTGGCCGTCTACGACCCCCACCGCGAGACGCCCTTCCTCCTCCGCCCCGGGGACCGGGTGCGCTTCCTGGAGGCCGAGGGGCCCACGCCGCCCGAGCCCCGTCCCCTGGAGCTCCTCCCCGAGGAGCCCAGGCTTCCCGCCCTCCTCGTGGAGGAGCCCGGGCTTCTGGACCTGGTGGTGGACGGGGGCCGCTTCCTCGGGGGGCACCTCGGCCTTGCCCGCTCCGGTCCCCTGGACGCCCCTTCCGCCCGGTTGGCCAACCGGCTCGTGGGAAACGGGGAGGGGGCGCCCCTCTTGGAGTTCGCCTACAAAGGCCCCGTCCTCACCGCCCTCCGCGACCTGGTGGCGGCCTTCGCGGGCTACGGCTTCGTCGCCCTTCTGGAAGGGGAGGAGATCCCCCCGGGGCGAAGCTTCCTCTGGCCCCGGGGCAAGACCCTCCGCTTCCGCCCCCGGGGCCCGGGGGTGCGGGGCTACCTGGCGGTGGCGGGGGGCCTCGAGGTCCGGCCCTTCCTCGGCTCTGCCTCCCCGGACCTTCGGGGGAGGATCGGGAGGCCCTTGAGGGCAGGGGATCTCCTGGGCCTGGAGGCGCCTCGCCCGGTCCGCCCCGGGAGGGCCTTCCCCCAGCGCCCGCTCCCCGAGGCCTTCCGCCTCCGCCTCCTCCCCGGGCCCCAGTTTTCGGGGGAGGCCTTTAGGGCCCTTGGCTCCGGCCCCTTCCGGGTGGTGCGGGCGGACCGGGTGGGGGTGGAGCTTTCGGGGCCGGAGGTCCCTGGCGGAGAGGGGCTTTCCGAGCCCACTCCCCTCGGCGGGGTCCAGGTGCCCCCCTCGGGGAGGCCCCTGGTGCTCCTCGCCGACAAGGGGAGCTTGGGGGGGTACGCCAAGCCCGCCCTGGTGGACCCCCGGGACCTCTGGCTCCTGGGGCAGGTCCGGCCTGGGGTGGAGATATACTTCACAAGCGAATATAATCGTGAATAA
- a CDS encoding thiolase family protein has product MPEAWIVEAVRTPIGKHGGALASVRPDDLLAHALSALMERAGVPKEEVEDVYAGCANQAGEDNRNVARMALLLAGFPVEVAGCTVNRLCGSGLEAVAQAARAIWAGEGKVYIGSGVESMSRAPYAVPKPERGFPTGNLVMYDTTLGWRFVNPRMQALYGTESMGETAENLAEMYKIPREEQDRFALLSHQKAVRAWDEGRFREEVVPVPVKRGKEEALVEVDEGPRRDTSLEKLAALRPVFREGGTVTAGNSSPLNDGAAAVLLVSDDYAKAHGLRPLARVRAIAVAGVPPRIMGIGPVPATRKALERAGLSLSDLGLIELNEAFAAQSLAVLREWGLDMEDPRLNPNGGAIALGHPLGASGARILTTLVHEMRRRKVQFGLATMCIGVGQGIAVVVEGVG; this is encoded by the coding sequence ATGCCCGAAGCCTGGATCGTGGAAGCCGTCAGGACCCCCATCGGCAAGCACGGGGGGGCCCTGGCCTCCGTGCGCCCAGACGACCTCCTGGCCCATGCCCTCTCCGCCCTCATGGAGCGCGCCGGCGTCCCCAAGGAGGAGGTGGAGGACGTCTACGCGGGCTGCGCCAACCAGGCGGGCGAGGACAACCGCAACGTCGCCCGCATGGCCCTCCTCCTCGCCGGCTTCCCCGTGGAGGTGGCGGGTTGCACCGTAAACCGCCTCTGCGGCTCCGGCCTGGAGGCCGTGGCCCAGGCGGCAAGGGCCATCTGGGCCGGGGAGGGCAAGGTGTATATCGGAAGCGGGGTGGAGTCCATGTCCCGCGCCCCCTACGCCGTCCCCAAGCCCGAGCGGGGCTTTCCCACCGGCAACCTCGTCATGTACGACACCACCCTGGGCTGGCGCTTCGTCAACCCCAGGATGCAGGCCCTCTACGGCACGGAGAGCATGGGCGAGACCGCCGAGAACCTGGCGGAGATGTACAAGATCCCCCGGGAGGAGCAGGACCGCTTCGCCCTCCTCTCCCACCAAAAGGCGGTGCGGGCCTGGGACGAGGGGCGCTTCCGGGAGGAGGTGGTCCCGGTGCCGGTGAAGCGCGGCAAGGAAGAGGCCCTGGTGGAGGTGGACGAGGGCCCCAGGCGGGACACCTCCCTGGAGAAGCTCGCCGCTCTCCGGCCCGTCTTCCGCGAGGGGGGCACGGTGACCGCGGGGAACTCTAGCCCCCTAAACGACGGGGCGGCGGCCGTGCTTCTCGTCTCCGACGACTACGCCAAGGCCCACGGCCTGAGACCCCTCGCCCGCGTCCGCGCCATCGCCGTGGCCGGGGTCCCCCCAAGGATCATGGGCATCGGCCCCGTGCCCGCCACCAGAAAGGCCCTGGAGCGGGCAGGCCTTAGCCTCTCCGACCTCGGCCTCATTGAGCTCAACGAGGCCTTCGCCGCCCAAAGCCTCGCCGTCCTTCGGGAGTGGGGCCTAGACATGGAGGACCCCCGCCTCAACCCCAACGGCGGAGCCATCGCCCTGGGCCACCCCCTGGGGGCCTCCGGGGCCCGCATCCTCACCACCCTGGTCCACGAGATGAGGCGGCGAAAGGTCCAGTTCGGCCTCGCCACCATGTGCATCGGCGTGGGCCAGGGCATCGCCGTGGTGGTGGAGGGGGTGGGCTGA
- a CDS encoding MGH1-like glycoside hydrolase domain-containing protein codes for MKAVEVLQRNSRGAFTVPAHGLYPYQWLWDSAFIALGWTQVDWERAWQELLCLFDYGQGPDGMLPHIVFHEQSRDYFPGPEVWGREARAQPATSGITQPPVVATVVRYLYEKDPDRDRARSRAQYLFPKLLAFHRWLYHARDPYRTGLVVIVHPWESGMDNSPAWDKPLSRVPVENLPPYERRDVKHVNPEERPRKEDYDRYLSLLYFFRRLEYDPREIYRQSPFKVVDVGFNAILQRANRDLYALAVLLQEDPYEIEEWIVRGEVGLEALWDREAGFYFSWDLVAGEPIAVKTSAGFLPLFAGTPHQGRAGLLAQEAERWGERVRYLLPSVDPTSPFFEPGRYWRGPVWINVNWMVAEGFRDYGFAALAERLKADALALMEGAGFREYYDPLTGQGRGGEGFSWSAALALFWTR; via the coding sequence ATGAAGGCGGTGGAGGTCCTCCAGCGCAACAGCCGGGGGGCCTTCACCGTCCCCGCGCACGGGCTCTACCCTTACCAGTGGCTTTGGGACTCGGCCTTCATCGCCCTGGGATGGACCCAGGTGGACTGGGAGCGGGCTTGGCAGGAGCTCCTCTGCCTCTTTGACTACGGCCAGGGCCCGGACGGGATGCTTCCCCACATCGTCTTCCACGAGCAAAGCCGGGACTACTTCCCCGGCCCTGAGGTCTGGGGCCGGGAGGCCCGGGCCCAGCCCGCCACCTCCGGCATCACCCAGCCCCCGGTGGTGGCCACGGTGGTCCGCTATCTCTACGAGAAGGACCCGGACCGGGACCGGGCCCGCTCCCGGGCCCAGTACCTCTTTCCCAAGCTCCTCGCCTTCCACCGCTGGCTCTACCACGCCCGCGACCCCTACCGCACCGGCCTCGTGGTCATCGTCCACCCCTGGGAGTCGGGCATGGACAACAGCCCCGCCTGGGACAAGCCCCTAAGCCGGGTGCCCGTGGAGAACCTTCCCCCCTACGAGCGGCGGGACGTGAAGCACGTGAACCCTGAGGAGCGGCCCAGGAAGGAGGATTACGACCGCTACCTCTCCCTCCTCTACTTCTTCCGCCGCCTGGAGTACGACCCCCGGGAGATCTACCGCCAGTCCCCCTTCAAGGTGGTGGACGTGGGGTTCAACGCCATCCTCCAGCGGGCCAACCGGGACCTCTACGCCCTCGCCGTCCTCCTTCAGGAGGACCCTTACGAGATTGAGGAGTGGATCGTGCGGGGGGAGGTGGGCCTCGAGGCCCTCTGGGACCGGGAGGCGGGGTTTTACTTCTCCTGGGACCTCGTGGCCGGGGAGCCCATCGCGGTGAAGACCTCCGCGGGCTTCCTGCCCCTCTTCGCCGGAACGCCCCACCAGGGGCGGGCGGGCCTCCTCGCCCAAGAGGCGGAGCGCTGGGGGGAAAGGGTGCGCTACCTCCTCCCCAGCGTGGACCCCACGAGCCCTTTCTTTGAACCCGGGCGGTACTGGCGGGGCCCGGTGTGGATCAACGTCAACTGGATGGTGGCCGAAGGGTTTAGGGACTACGGTTTCGCCGCCCTGGCGGAAAGGCTCAAGGCGGACGCCCTCGCCCTCATGGAGGGGGCGGGCTTCCGGGAGTACTACGACCCCCTGACGGGGCAGGGGAGGGGGGGAGAGGGCTTCTCCTGGAGCGCCGCCTTGGCCCTCTTCTGGACGCGATGA
- a CDS encoding CopG family transcriptional regulator encodes MVRTQVQLTEAQWSRLKAKARAEGVSLAELVRRAVERFLEEEEGYEDKARRALLALGRFASGQGDVSEAHDRYLEEAFGRLP; translated from the coding sequence ATGGTGCGCACCCAGGTGCAGCTCACCGAGGCCCAGTGGTCACGGCTCAAGGCCAAGGCCCGCGCGGAAGGGGTTTCCCTGGCGGAGCTGGTGCGCCGGGCAGTGGAGCGGTTTTTGGAGGAGGAGGAGGGCTACGAGGACAAGGCCAGGCGGGCCCTCCTCGCCCTGGGCCGCTTCGCCTCCGGCCAAGGGGACGTGAGCGAGGCCCACGACCGGTATCTGGAGGAGGCTTTTGGCCGTCTTCCTTGA
- a CDS encoding type II toxin-antitoxin system VapC family toxin, with the protein MAVFLDTSALYALLDRDDAHHQEAARTFRELLEARWPLTTHAYVVVESVALVQRRLGVEAVRALVHDLMGVVEVAPVDEALHRAALTALLASGRREVSLVDWTSFLFMRERRLEKAFAYDEHFWEQGFVSVGEALHNG; encoded by the coding sequence TTGGCCGTCTTCCTTGACACCTCGGCCCTCTACGCCCTTCTGGACCGGGACGACGCCCACCACCAGGAGGCCGCCCGGACCTTCCGGGAGCTCCTCGAGGCCCGATGGCCGCTGACAACCCACGCCTACGTGGTGGTGGAGAGCGTGGCCCTGGTCCAAAGGCGGCTCGGCGTGGAGGCGGTCCGGGCCCTGGTCCACGACCTCATGGGGGTGGTGGAGGTAGCGCCCGTGGACGAGGCCCTGCACCGCGCCGCCCTCACGGCCCTCCTCGCCTCGGGCAGGCGGGAGGTGAGCCTGGTGGACTGGACGAGCTTCCTCTTCATGCGGGAAAGGCGGTTGGAAAAGGCCTTCGCCTACGACGAGCACTTCTGGGAACAGGGCTTCGTCTCCGTAGGGGAGGCCCTGCATAATGGATAG
- the nadA gene encoding quinolinate synthase NadA, producing the protein MRGEALAQEVLRLKRERNAVILAHSYQLPEVQEVADFVGDSLGLAREAQRTRAEVIVFCGVHFMAETAAILNPEKTVLLPDLEAGCSLADSIRPEDVLAWKAKHPDGIVVAYVNTKAEVKALADVCVTSANAVEVVSRLPQDRPIYFVPDMFLGAHVARVTGRRLDLFPGECHVHAGIREEHLKALLEAHPGAEFLIHPECGCGSGCLYLKPDAKMLSTEGMVRYAKGAEAREFVVATEVGILHRLKKEAPEKAFFPVKPDAVCEYMKRITLEKVYLSLKEMRHVVRVPEEVARRARRALEAMVAVG; encoded by the coding sequence ATGCGTGGGGAAGCCCTGGCGCAGGAGGTCCTCAGGCTCAAGCGGGAGCGGAACGCCGTCATCCTGGCCCACTCCTACCAGCTCCCCGAGGTGCAGGAGGTGGCGGACTTCGTGGGGGACTCCCTGGGCCTCGCCCGAGAGGCCCAAAGAACGCGGGCCGAGGTCATCGTCTTCTGCGGCGTCCATTTCATGGCGGAGACCGCCGCCATCCTGAACCCCGAGAAGACGGTGCTTCTGCCCGACCTGGAGGCGGGCTGCTCCCTCGCCGACAGCATCCGGCCCGAGGACGTCCTGGCCTGGAAGGCAAAGCACCCCGACGGGATCGTGGTGGCCTACGTGAACACCAAGGCTGAGGTCAAGGCCCTGGCGGACGTCTGCGTGACGAGCGCGAACGCCGTGGAGGTGGTCTCCCGGCTTCCCCAGGACCGGCCCATCTACTTCGTCCCCGACATGTTCCTGGGGGCCCACGTGGCCCGGGTCACGGGGAGGAGGCTGGACCTCTTCCCCGGGGAGTGCCATGTGCACGCGGGGATCCGGGAGGAGCACCTGAAGGCCCTCCTGGAAGCCCACCCGGGGGCGGAGTTCCTCATCCACCCGGAGTGCGGCTGCGGCAGCGGATGCCTCTACCTCAAGCCCGACGCCAAGATGCTCTCCACGGAGGGGATGGTGCGCTACGCCAAGGGGGCGGAGGCCCGGGAGTTCGTGGTGGCCACGGAGGTGGGGATCCTCCACCGCCTTAAGAAAGAGGCCCCGGAAAAAGCCTTCTTCCCGGTGAAGCCCGACGCCGTGTGCGAGTACATGAAGCGGATCACCCTGGAGAAGGTCTACCTCTCCTTGAAGGAGATGCGCCACGTGGTCCGGGTGCCCGAGGAGGTGGCGAGGAGGGCGCGCCGGGCCCTCGAGGCCATGGTGGCCGTGGGGTGA